One stretch of Halalkalicoccus tibetensis DNA includes these proteins:
- a CDS encoding cytochrome P450: MASPLPPKPAGHPVIGHALRFARGPFDFVDAATTECGDAYRMELPGSNEIYALCHPDYFEQVLVSDVGSFTKTDDFQQAFGNGLLSTDGAQWRKQRNSLQPLFYRDHIRGFAEQMSECTQRRLKTWQEGETRDMEAEMQNLTFEILFSTLFGREVQPGEGAELRDAADGINDWFVASSWMLPNWIPTPARRRFKQSKARLREEVRAILADNREQSATESMDILSQLNRARDADGGLSKKEIEDQLVTMVFAGYETTAVALAFAWHSLSDHPEIREEFHQELETVLGGRAPTYEDLSELEITERIIKETLRLFPPVHTIPRRTKVPVEFDGFHVPEGEEVHLAVLHAHRDPETYESPTEFRPDRWKGDLEEEIHDFGYVPFGGGRRTCIGREFALLEAKIVLATIGQQFELDGDHTTEIELEPQLTTQSKNGIPMTIRPR, from the coding sequence ATGGCCTCTCCGCTGCCGCCGAAACCTGCGGGGCATCCTGTGATTGGTCACGCACTTCGGTTTGCTCGTGGACCGTTTGACTTTGTAGACGCCGCCACGACCGAATGTGGCGACGCCTATCGAATGGAACTACCGGGATCGAACGAGATCTACGCACTCTGTCATCCAGATTACTTCGAGCAAGTCCTTGTCTCAGACGTCGGCTCATTTACCAAGACTGATGACTTCCAGCAGGCGTTTGGGAACGGATTACTATCTACTGATGGAGCCCAATGGCGTAAACAGCGCAACAGTCTGCAGCCACTCTTCTATCGAGACCATATCAGGGGCTTTGCCGAACAGATGAGTGAGTGCACTCAGCGTCGCCTTAAGACCTGGCAAGAAGGAGAAACCCGTGATATGGAAGCTGAAATGCAGAATCTTACCTTCGAGATTCTCTTTTCGACGCTCTTTGGCCGTGAGGTACAGCCTGGGGAGGGTGCTGAGCTACGCGACGCTGCCGACGGTATCAATGACTGGTTCGTCGCTTCTTCCTGGATGTTGCCAAACTGGATCCCAACCCCTGCTCGTCGTCGATTCAAGCAATCGAAAGCCCGTCTTCGCGAGGAGGTTCGAGCGATCCTTGCCGACAACCGAGAGCAATCAGCTACAGAGAGTATGGATATCCTCTCACAACTTAACCGGGCACGGGATGCCGATGGGGGCCTCTCGAAAAAAGAGATCGAGGATCAGCTCGTCACGATGGTCTTTGCGGGCTACGAGACCACTGCAGTCGCCCTCGCATTTGCTTGGCACTCACTCTCCGATCATCCAGAGATTCGAGAAGAGTTCCACCAGGAACTCGAGACGGTCCTTGGTGGTCGGGCGCCGACCTATGAGGATCTCTCAGAGTTAGAAATCACCGAGCGCATCATCAAAGAGACGCTTCGGTTGTTCCCACCAGTACATACGATCCCACGGCGTACGAAGGTACCTGTCGAGTTTGACGGCTTCCACGTCCCAGAAGGCGAAGAAGTACATCTAGCCGTCCTCCATGCCCACCGTGATCCCGAGACTTACGAGAGCCCGACCGAATTCCGGCCTGATCGATGGAAGGGAGACTTAGAAGAAGAGATCCACGACTTCGGGTATGTTCCATTCGGTGGTGGACGACGGACGTGTATTGGGCGAGAGTTCGCACTGTTAGAGGCGAAGATCGTGTTAGCCACGA